The DNA window cacacatatatatgatCACACACATCTGCAATGCACAAGCACCTATACTGTAAGACATGTACGTTTAAGGGATACAAACCCACAAGTGCTGCTCCATAGGCACATATTTAATGCTGTCTTCAATGAGCTGACAGTGCGATGTTAGGCATTGAGCGATAAAGTAAAACGACATGCCACTGTGTAAGACTCAGCAGAGATTAACCTGATGACTGTCAGCTCCAGCATAAGATCTGGGTGTGAAAGAGAGtgagtatataaataaatttgatgtCTGAGGGGCTCAtctgatgtgtgcatgtgtgcatgatacatactgtatgggtggataatagcacaacaaaatctAAAGTGAGAGTGGTGTAATCCTTCCTGTTGCAAATTATACTACAGGATAaattcacaaatatataaaataaacaacaaatccTGAATTTATAAGCCATGGCTGGATTGCACAGTGAGGTAGCTAAAATATACAGGGAAGCGAATGAGAATAAGATGGGAGATAGGAGGGATAGTGGTGCACGATACTGCAGCTATTCCAAAACTTCTTAGTCCCTCCTTAgccttcagacacacacagacacacatacacagacaaaaagaaacacaccaacatgcacacacacacacacacacacacacacacacacctgcaagcATGGATAAAGGAGGGATTAAAGTGTGTCAGAAAAGGAAACCGGAGAGAGAGGCATAAATCATTGTTTCTCTGAGAGGACTGGCGCACCTATGGCTATAGACACGTGTGGTTTcacagaaatgcacacatgcactcacacaaaacacaaacacataaaacagagCTAATTGTAATTTTTCTGCACTTTGATGCAGGTGAAGACCCACCAGTTTGCTCAAAATGAAATCACTCTCACTATGGTGTAGATCAATATCAAGTTCTATTTCTTgcatttgtatatgtgtgtcgcacgcacacacacacacatactcagcaCATACAAAAGTTTAGCATTTTTCCAACTGAAATCTCCTGGCCTTTACGATGTCTGACATGGTTAATTTGCCAATGATAAGTGGCCATGCCTTTGTGTTTGGTGACATGCAATTTCAGCATCAGCAAATCAATGCCTTTGGTATACTCCAGCTCAAAAGCAGATGTCATTGGATCAGAAGTTCTCTCAGACCAAGCTGTGATGACTTACGAAGGGTTGAAATTTCAGTGGCAagcacatcatcatcattaaatcACTCATGTCACTCATCTAAACTGTGTCTGTAATCTACTATTCACCATTTGGGTTGTGTTTGCTCTCAAGCTGTGTGTGGGAGGAAGGACGCTTTCTTCCAGGCTGAATGGAGCTAATTGGACATGAGCTTTAGAGAACATCTGCAAACGCTGCTGACTGATGTGTATGGTTTGAAAGACAGCTGCCTGCAGAGAGCTTCCTAAAACTaatctctcactctttcttctctcctctttgtccCACTCTTGTGCCTTCCCTCTTCCTCGCCACCGCCCTGCCCTCCACATACTCTTTCTGTCCTTCCCTCTATCCCCCTTAATTTTCATTTCCTGCAGAGACTGAAGGAACTCAAGCACAGGGAGTTTGCTCGTAACGTGGCCTCAAAATCATGGAAGGACCAGCGCAAACAGGAGAAGGCTCTCAGACGCCTGCACCAGCTCGCACAGCTGCAACAGGATACTCAGCAGTGAGTGGGtggagtgtgtatttgtgtgtgtctgtggcggtgtgtgtgtgtaatgtgaccAGGGGCAGGAGTCCAGAGGGGTTAGAGTGCGTCACATCCAGTCAACATTTCTTAGATGTGATGGATGCATCCACAGATGTGAGCGCACTCAGTTGTCCTCGATAGGCCACAGGTGAAGTAAATAtaacatgcagacacattctTGCTGACACTCTGAGAGTAGACGATTTgtaggaggaggagatggagttTTAGAGAAAAATGAATTGTAGcataaaaagttgttttttaagaagtaaataaaatgaGTGAAACAAGTTGAAAGATGAAACTTGCCTCCAGGTTTGCACACCTAAAGCAATCAAAATGAAacaactgataaaaaaaacaatacatcacATAATAATCAACTTGATTGCACCATTTCCCTGTgcaattaaatgtgttttcctaTAATCAGGCAATGATATGAGAACAGAATACTATGACTACCAATATCATgcctctgctttctttctttgttttattctgtctgtctttctttctttgtttttctctcaatagcataattattgtattattaaaagAACCTATGTCCGTAATAATCTCTGTAGTTTTACAATACATAATATCCCTGTATTATTACATACCTGTACATGTAATTCAATTTTAATTCCCTGCCATTTCATTTCAACACTTGTATATCATCAACTACATGACTTGCGCTGCAAATGTACACTGTTTTATTCAGCATCATTTTGGGCCgcaactaataactaataatgaATTAAGTAATAACTAACTTTAAAAAATCATCACAATTTTCTGTTGAATGACCAATatattaattgactaatcatttcactatctatctatctatctatctatctatctatctatctatctatctatctatctatctatctatctatctatctatctatctatctatctatctatctatctatctatctatctatctatctatctatgctACTCAGGGATATTTTCATGACACTTTGCTTTTAAATTCATATATGAATTTTAAGctgaattaaatttaattaaaacaagcCAAGCTCAAGTGATGGCAAGTTAAATCAACTAAAATCAAGAATATTACTTTCTGTTGCAGAGTCCCTGGAAGAACTTATGGACTAAGAAGTGTAGTCAGGGCTGTGAGCCAGCAGCAAGATAGAGATGTGGACCAAAGAGACCACAGCCCTGAGGACAAACCTGAACCCTTCAACCACACCCAGAGACCCCCTTACACACAACCCAGGACAGCTCCTCTCAGCCACCAGTCAGGGGATCCATGCCAATTTCCTTCCCAAATACCGGTGGCCACTGCTCTAGCAGAGTCCCCACTAATCACACATATGGGATCCGATACAGACCCTCCTGCAGTGAAGCCACAGTCTTGTCTGGGCTTGTTTCCCCAGCTGCCTCTCCCTGGGCGGGGGAGAGTGGGAGGCAGGCTTGGGGTGTCCTTCTGCTTCTCACGCAGGGGGCCCAGGCTTGAGCCTTCCGCCTCCGTCTTCTCagacctggaggaggaggagagagagaagagggaacaaatgaaagaaaggatAAAGGGAATAATAGAAGATATTGACGGGGAAATTGGGGCAGCAGATGAGAGGAAACACAGTGAGGGTGAAAAGCATAAGTCCAACTCTGACAGTGTTGGACTGAGTGACATGGGGCCAATCCCCAGAGAGGCTgccagagaagaggaggagattgAAAAAAACTCTCCTATTTCCACAGCAGTACCTGATAATCTGAGCCACGGTTCATTGTTCTTGCCATCACAGACCCAGGTGACCATATGGGGCACAGCACTAGCAGGGGCACACATggacactgaacacacagatagtgagacagagagaaagcaagaaacagagggggggagggaggaaagtcaatatatgtgtgtgctggGGAAAGATAGCTCTACCTGTCTAAGATGGCCTGTCAATTTGCTTAAGTTCACCAAGTCTCAACCACACATCTGCTACAGCTGCAACCCACTCTGCTTGAACCCCCGACCAGAGCAGCTCACAGAGGATCTGCAGCAGTCACAACAAAATCAGTTGTGTGCTCTCTCAGATGAATCAAATCCACGTGTGCCAGCTATTCTTAAACCAGACTCTCATTCCTGTTtacaaagacagacaagacaAGAGCTGAGAGCAGACAGACGGGAAAAAGAGGAGAATTTCAAGGCAGAGCAACATATCGATGTGGAGACAGAAGCACACCTGTTCCTAAAGAACAAAAACCTTTCATCATCAGAAACAAGACCAGAAAGAGGAATATGCACGCAAAGTATGGAGAATTGTGTGAGGGCAGCCTCCCATCCATTTGACCCTGCTCATAATGACAGCTCTGACACAAACTCCCAGAATCCTCTGGGAGGCAGATTAGGGGGTGCGAAAGGGATCAGGGAGAGAGCCATCACAGCCCTGAGCTGTAAATCAGAGTCTGTCATCCAGCCTGGCACACAGGGGATGTGCATCAGCCCATCCAGGTGTGAGTGTGGGAGTGAGACAATGTGCAAGTGTGCCAGCGTTCCACAGCCGTACGTGGGTGTCTCAGAAGTGTCACGCAAAAAGAGGAAAGCcagcacaaagaaacacaagctgggaaagaggaagaggggtgAGAAGGAAAAAGCTTCAAACAAGCGGCAATCAGCAAGGTGCAAAGTAAGGAGTGTTGTCTCTACAGTCTCCActggcagagagaggagaggagaagctgTAGGGAGCTGGGGGAAGAAAAGGAGGCAAAGGGAGATGGGGGAGACgacgatgaggaggaggagggtgcgGAGGGCAGGGAGCAGCTGTCTCCTGGGGAGATGTGAGGCTGAGCCAgtatctgtctctgtcaggaAGAGGAGGCCTCACAGGAGCCACAGCACTGAATCCCAGTCACAGCCAGACAGAGAGCAGGCAGAGCACTGCAGTGTCTACTCCCAGCTCACCAGACACAAAGCAGACAGAGACACCAAGGGGGAGGGAAAGCGAGACGAAGATGCAGTGACTTTTCCCTGGCGGTCTCACTTCTCCTTACACTCCTTCTCACCAGGATGTAACTCAAAGCTGTTTTGGGAAAGGGGTCACCATAGCAACCCCAGGAGTTTCATTGACTGCTGTTACCCTGACAACAGCTGTGGTAGCAGCCCGGCGAGAAAGAGAAAACTCCTCCACAGGGACAGGAAATTCATTCATAGTAAGAGGAAGAGTTTGAGGCATCATGAAGTctgggaggagacagagaggggcaGAAAAATGGGAGGGCGTTCAGGTTGCAGAGACGGGGGCATGATTTTAGATACAGAACAGTGGGAGTGGATGAGAGGGAGCTGTCCTGGAGGTAGTGAGGAGGGCAGGTCAAGGGCTGGGTGGAGATCGAGAAACAGAGCAGTGGAGTGGGATCGGGTGGCAAGGTTTAGCCCCAGTCCTAGCAGCTGGGGCAGGAGAAGCAGACATCTCAGCACAGAAGATGTAGACTGGGACAGGTGCAGTGTGGACAGATGGACATGGGGCAGCAGCGACAGCTGGGAAGACAGGGGGACACACAGATCTACGTCAGGCTCCAGGACAGGggcagacagcagagacagccCGGGCTATGTGTGGAAATGTGCAGGCACCAGACGCTCAAGCTCGAGACGCTTCTCCAGCCCTGAGTGGTGGACAAGTAGGCAGACATACAGCCCCCAGAGTGTGATCAACCCACGGGCTAGCAGATGCCACAGCCCGCGCTCCTGCAGCCcctgcagcagcaccagcatGTCCGAGTTAAGTTGGGAGTGGAGCAGGAGCAGTACCTGCTCAGGAGTCACAGTGGATGGGTTGACAGTAAGCTCCTGCAAGATGTCCTCAGGAGCTTCAGGACTTTCATCCGAGGCCCCTCAGGAGGCAAAGAAGCAGAGCAGCCCCACGTCCACTTCATCCGGCCTTACCTCTAGTTCCTTCTCCCATTCCTCACCCCACAGATCCTCTTTTGCTCCCACAGTCCCAGGCCTCAACACGCACCATTGTGACACGAGTCCTTCTCAGCTAAAGGAGCCCAATTCACAGTCTGACCTTGGCTATGGACCCTCTGCCCCTGACATAACAATCAGGTCAGGCACAACTCCTCCAGGACTATCCCCCAATAAGTCTCTGCCACCGAAACCAGGCAAGGTGTTGCTTCTCCCACTCATAGGGAAACTACCTGCAATCCAGAGAAAGGCTAGGAGGAAAAAAAGGCTGCTGGAGAAGAGtcaggagaaggagggagaagaggaagaggaggctaAGGGCAGTGGACTGGATCCTGGAGCAGTCGTCAACAGTCAAAAATGTCCTCTGGACATGGTTGAACCACACCCCAGCAGCATGCCAAATCTCTGCCGGTCGCGGATTAGGACTGATGACaaacagacaggtggagagacagctCCGCCAATCAGCTTTACTGCTGAGGAGATGGACAAATATCGCCTCCTGCAAGAACAGGCGAGAGAGCACATGCAGAAAGTCCTGGAACAGGCGCAAGAGAGtgtggatacacacacagagacaaactacacacacacggCACAGACAGAGAACGGTGGGACTTCAGAGGAACAATACACACCTGCACCCTTGCATAACCCTTCACAGCCTCAAACCCAGTcaattcacacagacacaatgcaaacacaagcacagcaCACCCTCCAGGTCAGTCTCCCACTTCCACATGTGACCCCGCAAGAGAACTTTACTCAACCCATGGCTCTGCGGgtccccaacctcccccctCTTCCACCATCTGCCCCTCTCTCCAGCCTCCATCATATAATTTTACAGCACACAGCCCTCTCCATGccaccctcctcctcatcctcgtcCACCTCATCTCCCTCTCCTGCCATCCACCCACACCCAGCACAGCTACGTCACACCCTGCCCCCTCTCCACCCGTCCCTCCCTCATCaccttcatctctctcccttctctatATCCTCCCTGTTTCCCTCCATTCTGCTGTCCCATCATCCCATCCCTCTACTTCCCCAGACCCCCACTTTCCACGGCACCCCTCTCGCTCCGCTCTCCCCAGTAGCCCTGCAACACTTGAACCCACAGTCTTTCATGGACAGAGCGTGGCCAGTGAGGTTTCAACAGAAGGCGTTGTGATTTTCACAGAGTGGCTGCCATGCTTATTAATCTTCCTTGGCAACACAGACtagtggggggggggttgattTGGACAAAAGCCTGCTATTTGAAATGGGGATGTGTCAGTGCTTTTACTAGCATCAACTCCAACTCTTATTCACATATGccctcacacgcacacacacgcatgcatacacacaaacaacccaAGTATTGactgttttcaaatgaaaatttgTTTCTCCATCTAgtctctgctgtgtttcagcAAACAGTGAGAAAACAGACTTTGATCCTTTGCTTTTTCTATCATTCCTCATTCAGGCCCAGAATAAAGGGAAAGGTGCACCTGCTAATCAAAGACAAGCTGGGCTTgtgtcatcctctctcttcccttctgAACCACAGACAGACCAGCTGCCTTTTGAAGTATCTTTCATGCCAGGGACAGAGGGGCAAGAGAAAGTGATAATACTCTCCCCTTATCTCCATTTCATACATGTTATCTGAGTTAGAGTGTGACTTtcaacaaacagaaataacGTCCCAGGGACCGGAGGGTATAGCGCGGCCATTTTGACCTTagtgtatactgtatttgtgtgtttgtgtgtgtaagatagaggtaattcacacacacacacatacacagtaggAACGACAACAACTAATTTCCATATCTGACACATGTAAAGACCTGTTTTGTCTCTATAGTGTAAATATTCTGACAGTGAGTGATAACATTAGAATCATgggaaacaataaaataaaaggtgaaTTTAACCTTGACCAGTAATACAGTCCTTATTCCACACTCAGTGGCTTCAGTGATACGAACACTTCAACAACTTTTCATATTCACATGAGATCATTTCCATTTCTATTTCATTTGCACATGGCATTTAACAAATCAGTTGTTGAGAAAGCAACGAATGAATCGGATCTGTTACATTAAAACTTGGCTGAAAATAAATGGGCTTTAATGCTTTTACGTATTCTGTCTGATTCATGTTGATTGTGCAACATGTTGCAACACATTCCACATAAAGAATTAAAACTGTGTGGTTTACAACAAATTCCTAAGAGTCTTTTAAAAGATCGTAGAGCAGTGGTTCTAAACCTTTCTTAATTGTGACCTCTTAATttgaagcaatgtctacttgtgaccccttatcACAGGGTGCATGTCTATGAAATGTGAGCATGTCAACTGCAAAGGGATTTTCCCTTCTCAGGCTGTTTTATTGGAATACATTTTAGATGTCAGAGGAGGTGAAACCATAGAGTGTTTCGCCAAAAAAAAGATTGGagaaaggtttaaaaaataaaaataaacatacttttgtgtagcagaattctgattttcttatttcttacaCTGGTAATTATCTTGCAACCCCTTAGATTCATCTTGAGATGAATCTCCACTTGTGAAGGTGCCGATCCCCAGGTTGAAAACCACCATCCTAGAAGGTCTGAAGAAAACGTAATGGtgacatttaatacatttatcaATCAAGTGTAgcaatttatttaataaaaagaagaatCAGTGTggaagtgtttttattgtgtcaGTCACAGAGATGCTGCCGTTTAAAATGTCCCATATTTTGTTTCAACAGTGTGCTATTAGTCGTTTTTATTGCCAAACAGATCAATCATTTAGTCCAAAGAAGCACATTTCAGTTAATCTGCACTAGACAGTTTTGAAGTGCATGTTGTGCTTGAATATCATACAtgtgaagtaaaaaaacaaacaaaaatttgcATAATTAATCACATTAACATCGATGAACTTCTTTCTTGCATGTCCTGCCAAAGGTTACGGTGGTTAGTGACTGTTGCTATGCATGCATGTCTGGTGATTGGTGAAGGCGCAGATGTATTAAAGCTGCTCGCCAAACAGTTGATCACTGCAGCGGCCGGCTCTCAGGGAGCAGAACACAGAAGAGAACAGAGCGGCATCCAGATGGTCTACGGACTTGGACTACCCAGAGTGCTTTGAGAGATTGGATTGATTTGCCCTCCGTGATATCAGTGAACACAGCCCAGCACACAGGGAGGGCAACGGCAAGGGGTGAcataaatacagacacaaaaacaagataCAAAATGTACACTCCCAGTCTTGAGGTGTTGGTTAGAAATATAAGTCAACCCCTGCAGAGATTCAGTAATTAGAGCACaattcctctttctcctcctcctgacccctgagcttgtgtgtgtgtgtgtgtgtatgtaagtgtgtgagtTTCTgagaaatagagacagagaaTTCCTATCTCCACAGGACGGGAGATCAAACAGACTGTGTGAAATATAGAGCAGCAATAATTAGCAGCTGTTACAGCATCAGACCTCTCTATCTCTACCTCTCCCGCTCTGcaatacacacacccacacatacactctaATGCTCTGCTCTTATCCCAGAGTTTAATTTAGAGATACTCAAATGTGCTGTAACTTCTCAGTCCTCATATACTGATAATCAGAGAGATGATACAAAATCAACCCACAGtttttcctccatcttttctACAGTTCAGAACAGTCACGTACATAAACGAAAAgcttaaaagaaaatacaaaacttgaacaaaaaacacaaagaatgtTATTTGGGATAGAAAAGCAAATTCATACACAAATATGAGGTTCCTTCACTTTATTATGAGGCAAAATTGTAagtcgcacacacacacacacacacacacagttatccACACAGGGGTCATGTGGAAATTAGTAATCACAATACCACTGTACTTTCTGTCAGTGACTGATTAAATCATTACCTAAGCCCTGAGATTCTCCCCCTGGTGTGTTcatgttttgctgttgtgtgtgcgtgcgggTGTATGCAAGTGTGTACTTGTGTGCACATGCAGGAGTGTGAGTTGATTTATGATCGAGAAGAAGCGGTTTCCTCAGTCAATCGCTCCTGTGAATTAATGAGGTATAAAAACTAAAGCTGGCACTCAGTCAAATACACCAGCAGTCACAGAGAGCTCAGTGCTAGGGCAGGATCACCTCTATTCGCACCACATTTGATTGTTAGATTGTGGGTATAGATTGCATTGAGCAAAAAGAGCCCCTCACGGTTACTGAAGTGATCCATCGACCCAAATTGTAATGCTGTATAAATGAGACACTTCccattctcctctctccctttctttgcttttttgtagTCTCGCCTCCTACCCTTGTCTGTGATTCAACCAGGTCAGTGGGGCTGCgttcagctcctctggctgttCTCTGACTGTGCGGAAGAAAAGGCACCATTACACTTCGTCCTCCCAATTCCCCCCATTCAGAGTCTACATCTTTCACGTGTTCAGCTGTACAGCACAGACTTCTACAGAACAATGTGCTTTGCAGAATTATTACACAGAGAAAGCCCTTCTCATACCTTTTCTCTCGCAGCGACATTCATTAAAAGTTTTCTTGAGTCGTGGCAGAGTGTGACATACAGCACCAGGCAGTTCCACTCCAATTTACATCTTTTTACTGAATTTTTCTGTGCCTCTTAGGAACAGAAGTTATACTAACACCAGGGATAATATTTTAACTGTTCTACTGAGCCACCAGATGACATCCAAAAGTTACACgtgaaaataaagttaaaaaggtGCTCAAGATTAGAATACACTAAAACTGAATAGAAATTCTAGTTAGCATCAGTtgaacagtcagtcagtcatatCGTTTGATCATGTAGCATTCTGCATTTCTGATGATTTTGGGTTGATGCATCACACTTTGTTAACTTGTGTGAGCTTTTGAACTCCCATAAAGGTACAGTTCAAAGAGTAATCTGTCACCACTGATGCGTCAAGAGACACTGCTGTTGCTGTAGATGCAATAAATGGAAAACTAAGTGGCTTCAGGCTGTTTAGAACTTTTacatcaaaaatatatattactgtGTATTCTTCTGAACCAGAAAAGGCACCTTTATCCTATAAAACGCCAGTCTATTTTTTGTAGTATTCTATTCACTTACTGTATGCTTGGCTCTCTCATTAAGGAGGGACTTGTTTGTGTAGGACTTGTATTATGTAGAAATAACTATGTGAATTCCATTCTACGATGGATTTAAGGCTTAGAGGAGGTAGTGGGCACGGTGATACTCTTAAACTTGGCACAGTCGCCCAAGGACATGACACTGTCAGCACATTGCTTACACTCATctgcgcgtgcacacacacatgcacacacacacatacacacacacacacacacacacacacagaggtgtaATAGGGTATAATTTAGGAGGCTGTAATAGTGAGATGTGATGCTCTGTTGTAAGACAGCATGGCTAATTCCCCGGTTATGTTATCTCTGAGAGACAGATGTTCCCACCAAAGATTActatgcacgcacacacaaaacaaaaacaacacacacacacacacaaactgtgtgcaTGCAGAGATGAATGAACACATTCAACCCTCAGACAATAGAAGCAGCAGGATAGTCTAAAATAGCCTTATTGACCAAAACCACAGATCAATGATGATGGAGACTTTTCTGAGAATTAATTATGAGATGCAATGAGTTCCTGCAGAATacaatgaagagaaaaacaatactTCTCACAGAAACTTTTCCTcaacaaacatttcatttaaaacaatgaCATGAATTATATAATGGACACTGACCTCTTGCCATATTGATTTGAGGAAAAACCAATAACACCACTCTAAGACAAACCATATCAC is part of the Siniperca chuatsi isolate FFG_IHB_CAS linkage group LG9, ASM2008510v1, whole genome shotgun sequence genome and encodes:
- the LOC122881320 gene encoding G patch domain-containing protein 8 isoform X2, translated to MQERAERALGCSVEDLKALFYCELCHKQYLRHQEFDNHINSYDHAHKQRLKELKHREFARNVASKSWKDQRKQEKALRRLHQLAQLQQDTQQVPGRTYGLRSVVRAVSQQQDRDVDQRDHSPEDKPEPFNHTQRPPYTQPRTAPLSHQSGDPCQFPSQIPVATALAESPLITHMGSDTDPPAVKPQSCLGLFPQLPLPGRGRVGGRLGVSFCFSRRGPRLEPSASVFSDLEEEEREKREQMKERIKGIIEDIDGEIGAADERKHSEGEKHKSNSDSVGLSDMGPIPREAAREEEEIEKNSPISTAVPDNLSHGSLFLPSQTQVTIWGTALAGAHMDTEHTDSETERKQETEGGREESQYMCVLGKDSSTCLRWPVNLLKFTKSQPHICYSCNPLCLNPRPEQLTEDLQQSQQNQLCALSDESNPRVPAILKPDSHSCLQRQTRQELRADRREKEENFKAEQHIDVETEAHLFLKNKNLSSSETRPERGICTQSMENCVRAASHPFDPAHNDSSDTNSQNPLGGRLGGAKGIRERAITALSCKSESVIQPGTQGMCISPSRCECGSETMCKCASVPQPYVGVSEVSRKKRKASTKKHKLGKRKRGEKEKASNKRQSARCKVRSVVSTVSTGRERRGEAVGSWGKKRRQREMGETTMRRRRVRRAGSSCLLGRCEAEPVSVSVRKRRPHRSHSTESQSQPDREQAEHCSVYSQLTRHKADRDTKGEGKRDEDAVTFPWRSHFSLHSFSPGCNSKLFWERGHHSNPRSFIDCCYPDNSCGSSPARKRKLLHRDRKFIHSKRKSLRHHEVWEETERGRKMGGRSGCRDGGMILDTEQWEWMRGSCPGGSEEGRSRAGWRSRNRAVEWDRVARFSPSPSSWGRRSRHLSTEDVDWDRCSVDRWTWGSSDSWEDRGTHRSTSGSRTGADSRDSPGYVWKCAGTRRSSSRRFSSPEWWTSRQTYSPQSVINPRASRCHSPRSCSPCSSTSMSELSWEWSRSSTCSGVTVDGLTVSSCKMSSGASGLSSEAPQEAKKQSSPTSTSSGLTSSSFSHSSPHRSSFAPTVPGLNTHHCDTSPSQLKEPNSQSDLGYGPSAPDITIRSGTTPPGLSPNKSLPPKPGKVLLLPLIGKLPAIQRKARRKKRLLEKSQEKEGEEEEEAKGSGLDPGAVVNSQKCPLDMVEPHPSSMPNLCRSRIRTDDKQTGGETAPPISFTAEEMDKYRLLQEQAREHMQKVLEQAQESVDTHTETNYTHTAQTENGGTSEEQYTPAPLHNPSQPQTQSIHTDTMQTQAQHTLQVSLPLPHVTPQENFTQPMALRVPNLPPLPPSAPLSSLHHIILQHTALSMPPSSSSSSTSSPSPAIHPHPAQLRHTLPPLHPSLPHHLHLSPFSISSLFPSILLSHHPIPLLPQTPTFHGTPLAPLSPVALQHLNPQSFMDRAWPVRFQQKAL